TGGCGCGCGCCTGCCGCACCTGCCCCGCATCGTCGAGTGCCATCGTCGGGACGACCAGCTGGTGGTGGTCATGGAGCACGTCGCGGGCGAGACGCTCGCCGACGCGGTGGGGCACGCGGGTAGCGCGTCCTCGCGGCTCGACCTCGTGCGTCGCATCTTTCCCGACCTCTGCGACGCAGTGAGCGAGCTTCACGAGCGCTTCGATCCCCCGCTCATCCACCGGGACCTCAAGCCGGGCAACGTCATGGTCTCGCTCGGAGGCGTCACCCTTATCGATCTGGGCATCGCGCGCAGCTGGCACGAGGGCGCGGAGCGCGACACCACGCGCTTCGGCACACGCGCCTACGCTCCGCCGGAGCAGTTCGGCTTTGGGCAGACCGACGTGACGAGCGACGTCTATGCCCTCGGCATGCTTCTTTTCTTCTGCCTCACGGGGTGTGACCCCTCCCCGGCGGATCGCGAGAGGGGCTTTGCTCGCGATGACGTGCCGGAGCGCCTGCGCGTGGTCATAGCGCAGGCCACGGAGCTCGATCCCGCACACCGTCTCCCGTCCGCCCGCTCGCTCAAGGATGCCCTGGTCTCCGCCCTGCCCGACGCCTCGGGCGAGAAGGGCGCGCCGCTCGAGCCCCCTACGCTCGCGTCGACTCGCCCGGCGCTCCTCTCTCGCGTCCCGGGCTGGCTGGGCATCGCATGGGACGCCTGCGTGCTGGGCGCGCTCGTGCTCATGGTCGCGGGCTGCGTCGTGGCGATCGTCGACCCGACACCCGAGAACGCCGCCTGGCCCACGTGGTACCTCGTCTACTCGTACCTGGCCTTTGTGGCGCCGATCGTTGTCATCGTCTGCTATCTGATGCTCGATCGCCGGCCGCTGCGTCGCGCCGTCCCCGCGCTCGCGCGCCTTACCGTGCGACAGGAGATGCGTGTGGGGCTGCGCGCGCTGCTCGTCCTGTTTGCCGCGTGGGTCGTTGCCACGGTGGCGATGCAGGCCCTCTAGCCAGCCGCGCGCCGCGGGCTAGAGCTCCTCGAAGGTCAGGTAGACGTACGAGCTGCTGTACTCGTTGTACTCGTCTTCCGGGTCGGTCTCGTAGCTCACCGTGCCGCGCAGTCCGCCCTCCGTCTCAAAGCGCACGATGAGGTCGTCGTAGTACGAGCCGGACACAAAGCTCTCCACGAACTCTGCGGGGAAGGTGGGGTCGGCCGCGAGCAGGCCGTCCGTCGCGACGGGGACGTCGAGCCCGGAGACCATTCCCGCGAGCCGCGCGAAGTCGCTCTCCGCGCGAGCGAGGTTCTCCTCTGGGGTGAGGGAGAGGTCGAACTCCGTGTGGTAGTCGAGCGCCTCCACCACGCCGTCCTCGTTGGTGCTCACGCACAGGCTCGACGTCTGCGGGTCGCCGATGTCGAGCGTGTAGCCAAAGACGCGGTAGCCGTAGCTCTGGTAGCCCTCCTGCGGGTCGTCGGCGGAGACGTAGCCGCAGCCGCCGTCCTCGAACGCCGATGCGACGACGTCAATGGTCTCCGCCGCCGCCTGCTGCGCCTCCGACATGGCCGACGCCGACGCCGCAAAGCGCGGCGCGAACACGATCGCGAGCGCGACTATCGGGGCGAGAAAAACCACGAGGCGCCGTAGGGCGAGCCCAGGCATGGAAAGGCGATACCCCTCGGCGATGCGCCGGGCCGCCTCGTGCAGGCTGCGCATGAGCTGCCACATGCCGAAGAGGCCGAGCGCCCCGGCCGCCACCTGGGCGGTCTCGCCGAGACCCTCGAGGTTCCTGTCGCCGCGAGCGTCGCCGACGGCCTCGGCAACGCGACCGGCCGAGGCGAGCCCGAGGGCGGCGTGAAGCTCACCGGGGGTGCTCGCGTCCACGTGCGGGGTGAGCGCGACGCGCTCGACGCGGGCCCACTCGTCGGAGCCGGCGAGGGAGCGCGAGCGTACCAGCAGGACCATGGAAACGACCAGGTAGATGAGCACGATGGGAATCAGGGCAAAGATGCCCGCCTCGTAGGTGCCCCGCGACTCCAGCGCGATGTCATCAATCATGATGAGAATCACCCACGCGGCGAGCGTGGGGAAGATCGCGAAGAGGAAGTAGGTCCCCAGCTTGGGCCAGAGATAGAGGCGGCGGATGAGCTTTGTGTCCTCGTCGGTGAACATGGTTTCCCCGGCTCCTTTCGGTGTCTAGCCCAGCTGCCGAACGCGTGCCTCGAGCTCGCCGACGTTGCCGGTGAAGTGGTGGGCGTGCATTCCCGCCACCCGCGCGCCCTCGCAGTTGTCCGCATTGTCGTCCACGAAGAGGCACGAGGCGGGGTCGAGGTGGTAGCGGTCGCAGAGCAGGCGGAAGATCGCCGGGTCCGGCTTCATGATGCGCTCCTGCGCCGAGACCACGCACCCGTCCAGGTGCGGCGCGATGGGCGCGTGCCCGAGCTGGTCCATGATGCGGGTGTTGGCGTTTGATAGCACGTAGACGCCATACCCCTCCCGCTTGAGCCTGATGCCGAGCTCGTTTGTCGCCTCGATGGGCCGAGACCTCTCCGGCCAGTGCTCGAGGCACTCGTCGAGACTGGGGTGCAGGCGCTCCGGCAGGTGCGCGAGCGCGTAGCGGCGCATCGTCTCGTGGGAGATGGTGCCGGAGTCGAGCAGCGTCCAGAGCGGGCTGCCAAAGAGCGCTCCGTCGAGCATCGCGGCGTCCTCGGGCGTGTCGGTGAAGCATGAGGAGAAGTACGGCCCGTCAAACGTCATGAGCACGTTGCCCATGTCAAAGATGACGGCACGCAGGTTGCGGTCCATGGCGGCCTCCTCTCGACTGGTAGTGAGTATAGCTGCAAGAGCGTCGCCTCGCGCAATCTGCCCTCGCGTTCAGTTCCCGCTCTGCTCGTTCGTAGACATACCGCGCGATGAGAAGAACAACATGTTTAATCGCATATGAGGTAAAGTCAGGTCATCGGTCAACTTATGGGGGCGTTTCAGATGGGTGAGATTTGGCTCGGCTATGACCCAAATAGTCCAGAGTCGATTCTGGAGTATGCCGGACAGCTGACCGGCAAGACTCTGCGCGAGGCTGCGAACCTAACCCAAATTGACGACCCCCACAGGCGACGTGGAGCCTTTGGCAATGCGCTTGAGGAGCACTACTTCCACATTGAGCCAAACAGTCGTCCAACGGCCGACTTTGATGGAGCGGGCCTAGAGCTCAAGTCAACTCCGCTCAAGAAGAACAGCAAAGGGGAGCTCTCTGCAAAGGAACGCCTCGTCATCT
Above is a genomic segment from Olsenella timonensis containing:
- a CDS encoding serine/threonine-protein kinase; the protein is MEDELSNYLAALDRDGCYRADAVLKRGDLETTERVYFVGENGAELGPFVRKRLAEGLGGAYERVFEAQRHGARLPHLPRIVECHRRDDQLVVVMEHVAGETLADAVGHAGSASSRLDLVRRIFPDLCDAVSELHERFDPPLIHRDLKPGNVMVSLGGVTLIDLGIARSWHEGAERDTTRFGTRAYAPPEQFGFGQTDVTSDVYALGMLLFFCLTGCDPSPADRERGFARDDVPERLRVVIAQATELDPAHRLPSARSLKDALVSALPDASGEKGAPLEPPTLASTRPALLSRVPGWLGIAWDACVLGALVLMVAGCVVAIVDPTPENAAWPTWYLVYSYLAFVAPIVVIVCYLMLDRRPLRRAVPALARLTVRQEMRVGLRALLVLFAAWVVATVAMQAL
- a CDS encoding HAD family phosphatase, which produces MDRNLRAVIFDMGNVLMTFDGPYFSSCFTDTPEDAAMLDGALFGSPLWTLLDSGTISHETMRRYALAHLPERLHPSLDECLEHWPERSRPIEATNELGIRLKREGYGVYVLSNANTRIMDQLGHAPIAPHLDGCVVSAQERIMKPDPAIFRLLCDRYHLDPASCLFVDDNADNCEGARVAGMHAHHFTGNVGELEARVRQLG